TTTAGGTGATTTGCCATGATAAAGCACCGCATAAATTTGCTCGCAAATAGGCATTTCAACGCCAACCTTTTCAGATAACACATGAACCTCTTCGGTGTTGCGATATCCTTCTACCACTTGGCCAATTTCTTCAATGGCAACCTCAACACTTTTACCTTGGCCTAGCGCCAAACCAAAACGTCGATTTCGCGACTGGTTGTCGGTACAGGTGAGCACCAAATCGCCCAGTCCGGCCATACCCATAAACGTTTCAGGGTTGGCTCCAAGCTTTACACCAAGACGCGTTAACTCTGCCAATCCGCGAGTGATTAACGCAGTTCTAGCGTTCGCGCCGAATCCTAGGCCATCAGCAAGGCCCGCACCTATAGCAATAACGTTTTTAACCGCCCCGCCTAGTTGAACGCCTGTAAAGTCTGAGTTTTTATACACTCTAAATGACTTTGCACAATGCAACTTTGCGGCAAACTCATCACTTAATGTGTCGTCAGTGGAGGACAACGATATTGCCGTGGGTAATCCAGCCACCATTTCTTTAGCAAAAGTGGGCCCAGATAACACTGCAAGAGGATAGTGTGTGCCAAGTATTTCTTCTGCCACATCGCGCAGTAAACGACCGGTTTTAGGCTCAAGACCTTTTGTCGCCCAGATGATGCGTTGATGTGGTTGTAAAAGTGGCTTTAAGCTGTGCAACATGGCGCTAAACGCATGGCTGGGCACGACCACCAAGATGTCTTGGCTGGCTGACATTACGTCTTCTAAATTGGCATTAACAGAAAGTGCTTCAGGAAAGGATGCACCTGGCAAGTATCGCGAATTTTCGCGACGTTCAGCCATTTCAGCAATATGCTTTTCGTCCCGCCCCCATAAAAGAGTGGGGTTACCGTTTCGCGCTAAACAAAAAGCAAGGGCGGTACCGTAAGATCCCGCCCCCAATACTGAAACCGAATTCGACTTCATGTTCACGTGTTTCATGTTCACCTAATTAGGCGTCCATTTTTGGCGCTTCGCCCTGTGCTTGCTGAGCGCGTTTTTGCATGTAAGCTGCGAAGATTGCGTCGAAGTTTACTGGCGCTAGGTTAAGTGGAGGGAAAGTACCACGGTTAACCAGATTTGAAATAGTTTCACGAGCGTAAGGGAACAGCATGTTCGGGCAGAAAGAGCCTAGCGTGTGTGCTTTCGCTTGATCTGGCATTTCACCAATAGCGAAAATACCTGCTTGCTGAACTTCACAAAGGAACGCGGTTTCTTCACCTAGTGACGCCGTTACTGTTACAGAAAGCACTACTTCAAACACGTTCTCTTCTAGCTTATTGGTGCTAGTGTCGATATCAAGTTTAATTTCTGGCTTCCACTCTTTAGTGAAAATAGCCGGTGCATTTGGCGATTCAAAAGAAATGTCTTTTGTGTAGATGCGTTGAATGTTGAACTGCGGTCCTTGTTGAGGTTGTGCTGCAGCTGCTTCGCCGTTGTTTGTCTGATTCTCGTCAGCCATGGTATTTCCTATTTAATTGTCGTTTTAATTTAATGTAGTGCGTTGCTGTATGCGCTGACGCTTTACGCAAGACCCAACATTGGGTCAAGTTTACTTTGCGCTTCAAGGGCCATCATGTCATCACAGCCACCAACGTGCTGATCGTCGATGAAAATTTGTGGCACTGTCCAACCGCCGTTCGCGCGCTCAATCATTTCGTCACGAAGTTCTGGTTTAACATCAATGGGGTATTCAATAAATTCTACACCTTTTTGCGTTAATAGCGCTTTTGCACGATGGCAATAAGGGCAATGCCCTTTGGTGTATAGTTCTACTTTGCTCATAAAGGTTACCTGTTATTTAGAAACGGGAAGGCTGGCGCTTTGCCATGCGTTCATACCGCCTTTCAATACATTCACATTCGCGAAGCCCTCTTTTAGCATCGCATTTGCTGTACCACGAGCCTGATTACCCATAGCGCATACTACGATAATGGGTTTATCTTTACTGTTTTCAAGTTTCTTGAAATTTTTCTCACGCACTTCTTCTGGTTTTAGCTGCCTAGCACCGAGTATGTGTCCGGCCTTAAACTCTTTCGCTGGACGCGTATCTAACACAATGGCGTCGTCTTTGTTCATAAGAAGTGTTGCTTCGTGAGTACTTAACTCTTTAACCGATGATGTCCAAGCACTGATATAGCTAAATATCAGCATGGCAATCAGTGCAACCCAAATACCAGCAAGCACAATATTGTTGCCAGCAAATTCAATTAGTTGATCCATTACCTCTAACCCTGTCTACAGACCATGAAAAGAGAGCAAAGTATATAGAAAAATGGGCGAGAAACCAGTCTACTCTGGCTTACATTGAGCACACTTGCAGTGAATAAGCTTAGATGATTGATATTACAACCAAATTGCACTGGGCAACTGTCTTACCCTCAGATACACTGACTCTAGTAATTGCAAATTTCAGATAATAGCGGTTTACGCTAGGGATCATTAAGGCTAATGACGTTTTTTCGAATAAAGCTTCCACTTTTAACGGCGCTAGGTGTTATTGCGCTGATGCTAGTAAGTGGTAGTGTTGTCGCGCAAGACGAGGACCCGTCGGCGCAGCGAGAAAAATTGGCCGAGCTTCAAGCTGAACTACGCGCAAGACAACAAGTTCTGGAAAATAGCAAGGCCAGCGCGCAAGAGCTTGAAGATGTACTAAAAGCGTCAGAGTTAGAGATTGCTAAAGTGGCTAAGGCGCTTGCGCTTACCAAACAGTCCCTAAACGATGTTGAACAAGAACAGTCACAGTTGCAAGCGGAACAAAGCGAGCTAAAAACGGCCATTCGAAAGCAGCAGTCTCTGCTTTCTAGTCAGTTAAAGAGCGCGTTCATGGCAGGGCACTACGACTATGCCAAAATGTTATTCTACCAAGATGATGCGAGAACCTTTGAGCGTGTTATTACCTACTATCAGTACGTAGCAAAAGCTCGCCAGAAAGAGATTGAAAGTTTTCGAGGAAATGTTGCACGCCTTGAAGAGGTGAATGAAGCGCTCGAAGAAAAAGCATTAGCATTAGTAAATTTACAAAAAGATCAGGAAAACCAGCGTGCCGTATTGATTACGCGTCAAGACGACAGAAAGACAACGCTGAAGAAAATTAATCAAACTATC
The DNA window shown above is from Alteromonas sp. KC3 and carries:
- a CDS encoding rhodanese-like domain-containing protein, which translates into the protein MDQLIEFAGNNIVLAGIWVALIAMLIFSYISAWTSSVKELSTHEATLLMNKDDAIVLDTRPAKEFKAGHILGARQLKPEEVREKNFKKLENSKDKPIIVVCAMGNQARGTANAMLKEGFANVNVLKGGMNAWQSASLPVSK
- the gpsA gene encoding NAD(P)H-dependent glycerol-3-phosphate dehydrogenase, with the protein product MKHVNMKSNSVSVLGAGSYGTALAFCLARNGNPTLLWGRDEKHIAEMAERRENSRYLPGASFPEALSVNANLEDVMSASQDILVVVPSHAFSAMLHSLKPLLQPHQRIIWATKGLEPKTGRLLRDVAEEILGTHYPLAVLSGPTFAKEMVAGLPTAISLSSTDDTLSDEFAAKLHCAKSFRVYKNSDFTGVQLGGAVKNVIAIGAGLADGLGFGANARTALITRGLAELTRLGVKLGANPETFMGMAGLGDLVLTCTDNQSRNRRFGLALGQGKSVEVAIEEIGQVVEGYRNTEEVHVLSEKVGVEMPICEQIYAVLYHGKSPKEAALALLGRDLKQEA
- a CDS encoding murein hydrolase activator EnvC family protein, with the protein product MLVSGSVVAQDEDPSAQREKLAELQAELRARQQVLENSKASAQELEDVLKASELEIAKVAKALALTKQSLNDVEQEQSQLQAEQSELKTAIRKQQSLLSSQLKSAFMAGHYDYAKMLFYQDDARTFERVITYYQYVAKARQKEIESFRGNVARLEEVNEALEEKALALVNLQKDQENQRAVLITRQDDRKTTLKKINQTIASENQKIASLQADEKALKDAIEAARLAAERAAREAKISLDGLAKLKGKLKAPVDGRIRNLFGNRRQGQVRWKGIIIDGAEGDPVNSIAPGKVLYADWLRGFGLVSIIDHGDGYMSVYGHNQALLKQVGDEVRSGERIALVGRSGGQEYPNLYFEIRHKGKALNPRTWFN
- the secB gene encoding protein-export chaperone SecB translates to MADENQTNNGEAAAAQPQQGPQFNIQRIYTKDISFESPNAPAIFTKEWKPEIKLDIDTSTNKLEENVFEVVLSVTVTASLGEETAFLCEVQQAGIFAIGEMPDQAKAHTLGSFCPNMLFPYARETISNLVNRGTFPPLNLAPVNFDAIFAAYMQKRAQQAQGEAPKMDA
- the grxC gene encoding glutaredoxin 3 — translated: MSKVELYTKGHCPYCHRAKALLTQKGVEFIEYPIDVKPELRDEMIERANGGWTVPQIFIDDQHVGGCDDMMALEAQSKLDPMLGLA